The Trichomycterus rosablanca isolate fTriRos1 chromosome 15, fTriRos1.hap1, whole genome shotgun sequence genome contains a region encoding:
- the LOC134328442 gene encoding globoside alpha-1,3-N-acetylgalactosaminyltransferase 1-like has product MIVCLRPDVVTTTPWLAPIVWDGTFDQTVIDVIYKQQNITVATTVFALGKYVDFLKDFLETAEKNFFLHYNVYYYVFTDRPDDVPEVTLSPGRKLTVLKTASSDRWQEITLRRMEMIEKLIEEHLIHKVEYIFSLDVDSKFYGPWGAESLGDIIATLHPGYYGQSRNKFPYERRPESQAYIRQEEGDYYYGGAVIGGRVDRVLKLTKTCRKQLDVDRENKIEAVWQEESHLNKYFLYNKPSKVLSPEYLWQDFKAKTPNIKVIRFSQVIKNYAQVRPNP; this is encoded by the exons ATGATAGTGTGTTT acGGCCGGATGTTGTCACGACAACCCCATGGTTAGCTCCAATAGTTTGGGACGGCACATTCGATCAGACAGTGATTGACGTcatttacaaacaacaaaacatcaCAGTGGCAACCACCGTATTTGCTTTGGGCAA GTACGTTGACTTCCTGAAGGACTTTTTGGAGACGGCAGAGAAGAACTTTTTTCTGCATTACAACGTTTATTATTACGTGTTTACTGATCGGCCGGACGATGTTCCAGAGGTGACTCTGAGTCCGGGACGTAAGCTGACTGTTCTAAAAACGGCGAGCTCGGACCGCTGGCAGGAAATCACGCTGAGGAGGATGGAGATGATCGAGAAGCTGATCGAGGAACACCTCATTCACAAAGTCGAGTACATATTCAGTCTTGACGTGGACTCCAAGTTCTATGGCCCCTGGGGGGCGGAGTCTTTGGGTGACATCATCGCCACTCTGCATCCTGGGTATTACGGACAATCGCGAAACAAATTTCCATACGAGCGGCGGCCTGAATCGCAGGCCTACATCCGGCAAGAAGAGGGGGACTACTACTATGGGGGTGCAGTGATCGGGGGGCGCGTGGACAGGGTGCTCAAACTCACCAAGACGTGTCGCAAACAGCTGGACGTGGACCGAGAAAATAAAATCGAGGCGGTGTGGCAAGAGGAGTCTCATTTAAACAAGTACTTCCTGTACAACAAACCCAGCAAGGTGCTCTCACCTGAGTACCTGTGGCAGGACTTCAAAGCAAAAACCCCCAACATAAAAGTGATCCGTTTCTCTCAGGTCATCAAGAACTATGCACAGGTTCGACCCAACCCCTGA